From Cellulosimicrobium cellulans, the proteins below share one genomic window:
- a CDS encoding phosphomannomutase/phosphoglucomutase: MVEGRAADLTAHEALRRVVKAYDVRGVVPDELNDDVVRALGAAFVETVVRPGADGVRRVVVARDMRESGPGLLAAFVDGAREAGAHVLDAGLCSTDELYLASGLLDAAGAMFTASHNPARYNGIKLCLSGARPVGLDTGLRTVRDRAEELLAGDPVDAGPRGGHEAVDVLRSYAERLRSLVDLSGGRRLRVVVDAGNGMAGLTVPAVLGMAAGLPPLPLGIVPLFFELDGSFPHHEANPLVPANTVVLQAEVVRRRADLGLAFDGDADRCFVVDERGRRVDPSVLTTLVGLREARRVRGEGGVPVVLHNAITSRAVPEILGAEGVRTVRTRVGHSFIKALMASEDAVFGGEHSGHFYFRDFLGADSGLLAAMHVLAALSEQDRPLSELVAGLDPYVRSGEVDVAVADPETATAAVLDVLGEAYGAASLDVDELDGMTVRRWYGDDPWWLNLRASNTEPVLRLNVEAADVGTMRAVRDRVLDALAKMPAEGGGPPSGGATVGGGRR, from the coding sequence ATGGTTGAGGGCCGGGCCGCGGACCTCACCGCGCACGAGGCGCTCCGGCGCGTCGTCAAGGCGTACGACGTGCGCGGTGTCGTCCCTGACGAGCTGAACGACGACGTCGTGCGCGCGCTGGGCGCGGCCTTCGTGGAGACGGTCGTCCGGCCGGGCGCCGACGGGGTGCGTCGGGTCGTGGTGGCCCGTGACATGCGCGAGAGCGGCCCCGGGCTGCTGGCCGCGTTCGTCGACGGCGCCCGGGAGGCCGGCGCGCACGTGCTCGACGCCGGTCTGTGCTCGACCGACGAGCTCTACCTCGCGTCGGGTCTCCTCGACGCCGCCGGCGCGATGTTCACCGCGAGCCACAACCCCGCCCGGTACAACGGCATCAAGCTGTGCCTGTCCGGGGCACGCCCGGTCGGCCTGGACACCGGCCTGCGCACCGTCCGGGACCGGGCCGAGGAGCTCCTCGCGGGCGATCCCGTCGACGCCGGGCCGCGCGGCGGCCACGAGGCCGTCGACGTCCTGCGCTCCTACGCCGAGCGCCTGCGCTCGCTCGTCGACCTGTCCGGCGGCCGCCGGCTGCGCGTGGTCGTCGACGCCGGCAACGGCATGGCAGGGCTCACGGTCCCGGCCGTCCTCGGGATGGCAGCGGGCCTGCCGCCGCTCCCGCTCGGGATCGTCCCGCTGTTCTTCGAGCTCGACGGGTCGTTCCCGCACCACGAGGCCAACCCGCTCGTGCCGGCGAACACGGTGGTGCTCCAGGCGGAGGTCGTGCGTCGGCGTGCGGACCTCGGGCTGGCGTTCGACGGCGACGCCGACAGGTGCTTCGTCGTCGACGAGCGGGGCCGGAGGGTGGACCCCTCGGTGCTCACGACGCTCGTCGGGCTCCGCGAGGCACGCCGGGTGCGGGGCGAGGGCGGCGTGCCGGTCGTGCTGCACAACGCGATCACGTCGCGCGCGGTGCCCGAGATCCTGGGCGCCGAAGGGGTGCGGACGGTTCGCACGCGCGTGGGCCACTCGTTCATCAAGGCGCTCATGGCGTCCGAGGATGCCGTCTTCGGGGGCGAGCACAGCGGGCACTTCTACTTCCGTGACTTCCTCGGCGCCGACTCGGGCCTCCTGGCCGCGATGCACGTCCTTGCCGCGCTCTCGGAGCAGGACCGCCCGCTCTCGGAGCTGGTCGCTGGCCTCGACCCGTACGTGCGCTCGGGGGAGGTCGACGTCGCCGTGGCGGACCCGGAGACCGCGACGGCCGCGGTGCTCGACGTCCTCGGGGAGGCCTACGGCGCCGCGTCGCTCGACGTCGACGAGCTCGACGGCATGACCGTCCGCCGCTGGTACGGCGACGACCCGTGGTGGCTCAACCTGCGGGCGTCGAACACCGAGCCCGTCCTGCGGCTGAACGTCGAGGCCGCCGACGTCGGGACGATGCGCGCGGTGCGTGACCGTGTCCTCGACGCGCTCGCGAAGATGCCCGCAGAGGGCGGCGGGCCGCCGAGCGGCGGCGCGACGGTCGGGGGAGGGCGGCGCTGA
- the manA gene encoding mannose-6-phosphate isomerase, class I, translated as MYLLDNPVRRYPWGSTTLVQQLLGRPVDGRPVAEVWMGAHPDDPSTADGGGRRVALDALVASQPEAMLGPRVLAGSGPRLPFLAKILAAARALSVQVHPTTAQAEAGFTAEDERGVPRTDPVRTYRDRSAKPEIVYALTPFELLSGLREPEQAAKLVAELEVPALDPLVVLLREQPVDAHRGALTWLLGQRGSAAPWVETVAETARDAVGARPELAVVHDLAQEFPGDPGLLAPLLLNHERLEPGQALYTAPGTLHAYLRGMAVEVMAASDNVLRAGLTTKHVDVAELLAITDFTPRLTGFLRPVRVVPGVVDYVAPAADLGLRVATPRAGDELPGPEDGPRIVVCVEGEVRVVAADARRLLPGDSVFVPHVDGPLVVSGHGTAVVARA; from the coding sequence ATGTACCTCCTCGACAACCCCGTGCGCCGCTACCCGTGGGGCTCGACCACGCTCGTGCAGCAGCTCCTCGGCCGTCCCGTCGACGGTCGTCCCGTCGCCGAGGTCTGGATGGGAGCCCACCCCGACGACCCGTCCACCGCCGACGGTGGTGGACGCCGGGTCGCTCTCGACGCGCTCGTGGCGTCCCAGCCCGAGGCGATGCTGGGACCCCGCGTGCTGGCCGGGTCCGGCCCGCGCCTGCCGTTCCTCGCCAAGATCCTCGCCGCCGCCCGCGCGCTGTCGGTCCAGGTGCACCCGACGACCGCCCAGGCCGAGGCGGGCTTCACCGCCGAGGACGAGCGCGGCGTCCCGCGCACCGACCCGGTGCGGACGTACCGGGACCGCTCCGCCAAGCCGGAGATCGTGTACGCCCTCACGCCCTTCGAGCTCCTCAGCGGGCTCCGGGAGCCGGAGCAGGCGGCGAAGCTCGTCGCCGAGCTCGAGGTGCCCGCGCTCGACCCCCTCGTCGTGCTGCTGCGTGAGCAGCCCGTCGACGCCCACCGGGGCGCGCTCACGTGGCTCCTCGGCCAGCGGGGGAGCGCGGCGCCGTGGGTCGAGACCGTCGCCGAGACCGCGCGTGACGCCGTGGGTGCCCGGCCCGAGCTGGCCGTCGTGCACGACCTCGCGCAGGAGTTCCCCGGCGACCCCGGGCTCCTCGCTCCGCTCCTGCTGAACCACGAGCGGCTCGAGCCCGGCCAGGCCCTCTACACCGCCCCCGGGACGCTGCACGCCTACCTGCGGGGCATGGCCGTCGAGGTGATGGCGGCGTCCGACAACGTCCTGCGTGCCGGCCTGACGACGAAGCACGTGGACGTGGCGGAGCTGCTGGCGATCACGGACTTCACACCGCGGCTCACCGGCTTCTTGCGTCCGGTGCGCGTGGTGCCGGGCGTCGTGGACTACGTCGCGCCGGCCGCCGACCTGGGCCTGCGCGTCGCCACCCCGCGGGCCGGGGACGAGCTGCCGGGGCCGGAGGACGGCCCGCGGATCGTCGTGTGCGTCGAGGGAGAGGTGCGCGTCGTCGCGGCGGACGCGCGACGCCTCCTGCCCGGCGACTCCGTCTTCGTCCCGCACGTGGACGGACCGCTCGTCGTGTCAGGGCACGGGACGGCCGTCGTGGCGCGGGCCTGA
- the purN gene encoding phosphoribosylglycinamide formyltransferase produces the protein MQTPSGHPVESTSAARVVVLVSGAGSNLAAILAAHDDAAYGARVVGVVSDKADAGGLDLAREAGIAAVVVAPGDFDDRAAWNEAVAQAVDVFRPDLVVLAGFMRILGPAFVGRFAGRTINTHPALLPSFPGAHGVRDALAYGVRVTGCTVHVVDDGVDTGPIIAQVAVPVEDGDDESSLHERIKVAERALLVETVGRVAREGLRVEGRRALLG, from the coding sequence GTGCAGACGCCGTCCGGCCACCCCGTCGAGTCCACCTCCGCCGCCCGCGTCGTCGTCCTCGTCTCGGGCGCGGGCAGCAACCTCGCCGCGATCCTCGCCGCGCACGACGACGCCGCCTACGGGGCGCGCGTCGTGGGCGTCGTGTCGGACAAGGCCGACGCGGGCGGTCTCGACCTCGCCCGCGAGGCCGGGATCGCCGCCGTCGTCGTGGCGCCGGGGGACTTCGACGACCGGGCCGCGTGGAACGAGGCGGTCGCGCAGGCGGTCGACGTGTTCCGTCCGGACCTCGTGGTGCTCGCCGGCTTCATGCGCATCCTCGGCCCGGCGTTCGTCGGGCGCTTCGCGGGCCGCACGATCAACACGCACCCCGCGCTCCTGCCGTCGTTCCCGGGCGCGCACGGCGTGCGGGACGCGCTCGCGTACGGGGTGCGTGTCACGGGGTGCACCGTCCACGTGGTCGACGACGGCGTCGACACCGGGCCGATCATCGCCCAGGTCGCCGTCCCGGTCGAGGACGGCGACGACGAGTCGTCGCTCCACGAGCGCATCAAGGTCGCGGAGCGTGCGCTGCTCGTCGAGACGGTCGGCCGCGTCGCGCGCGAGGGCCTGCGTGTCGAGGGCCGTCGGGCCCTGCT